CATACATGTATTGAAAGATGCTGCCGCTACCGCCCAATACGGCTCCCGTGCTGCCAACGGCGTGATCGTGATCACTACTAAGAAAGGAAAGGTATGGGACGATGGGAAAGTACGTGTCAATTATCGCGGGCAGTTCGGGATATCGGCGCTGAACAGCCCCAAGTGGGATATGATGAATACTGATCAACGCCTTCAGTTCGAAGAAATCCTCAAAGATCCGAACATGCCGGGATGGGCGTATTCAAAGAACAATCCCAACAAACTGGTAAACGGTGTGCTGGTGCCTAAGACCACTGATGACTATGCGTTTGGCGGCCGATACCTCGACAGCCTCCGGAAAATTAACACCGACTGGCGCAAGCACCTGTTACGTCAGGGACGCACACAATCGCACGCGTTGAATGTTTCCGGCGGTAACGAAAACACCACCTTCTATTTGTCCGGCAGCTACTTCAACCAGGAAGGTATTGCGTTGAATTCCGGTTTGGAGCGTTATAGCCTGCGTGCGAATATCCAGAATCGCAGTGGCAGGTTCAAATCTACCCTCAATATGGGTATTTCAACTGCTACTATCAAGTACATCCAGGATGAAGGCGTGGCGCCCGATGGCGGCGCTACTGTAGGCGGTGGCGGTATCTCTGAAAAAAATCCCATCGCAGCATTGTACTATGCACTTCCCTATGAATCGCCCTTTGCAGGCCCGGGTGTTGGCCGCTATGGCTCCAATGCACTCGATGCTTACGCCAATACATTGAAGAAAGATAACCAGATCAAAGGGATAATGTCGTTCAATGAAACCGTGCAACTGACTAATGAATTCCAGCTGACTGGTACCGTGGGCATGGATTTCCAGCAAACAAACAGTACCAACTTTATCAATCCGGATTCCTGGTACGGCAAGCGCGTGAGCAATGGCAACCAGGGCTCCTACCAACGGGCGCTGGGCAATCGTCTTGGCCTGGTGGCTACCGGTGGTCTGCGTTACAACAAGCAATGGGGCAAAGATCATGAGATAGAAGCCAACCTGCTGGCTGAAGTCAACAAAATCAAAGGCAACAGTTTCGGCTTCACCGGCTATGGCCTGGTAGGCGAATTACCTAATACTCCCGGTGGCATTACACCCGGTACGCCTGATAACAATTTCATCCCGGACATCAGCGGGAACACAGTGCCTAACCGCACGCTTGTTTCGCAGATTGCGTTGTTCCGTTATTCTTACGGTGACAGATATACGATTTCCGCCAGCCTGCGCCGCGATGGTTCTTCACAGGTGCCTGCTGCCAACCGCTACAAATACTTCTATGCCATCGGCGGTAACTGGAATATCCTCGCGGAAAACTTCATGCAGGGCAGCCATGCATTCAGCACCTTGCGTATGCGTGCCAGCTACGGCCTAACTGGCAATGCAGGCGGCTTTACCAGCGACTATGGTTTCAGAACACTCTATGGCCCGGCCAGTTATAACGGTAACAAAGCGCTGGTGCCGGTTACACCTGGCAACCCCGGGTACGACTGGGAAATGAACCGCATTGCAGATGTTGGTATCGAATTTGGCTTCTTCCGTAACAGACTGCGTGGTGAAATTGATCTGTACAATCGTGTTACAGAAGGACTGTTCGTAAACCGCAATCTCTCCAGCACTACCGGCTTCCCCACTATGGCGGCCAATGCAGGGAAAGTGCGCAACCGCGGCGTGGAACTGATGCTGGAAGGAGATGTAATTAAAAACAGGGACTTCACCCTTACCTTAGGAGCCAACCTCGCCTACAATAAAAACAAGATTCTGAGCCTGGGTGGTGAACAGCAAATCTTTGCCGACGAAGCCACTATGAACATGGTAGGCCTGCCTCTCGGAAGCTTCCGTGCGGTACGCTGGAAAGGTGTAGATCCTCAGACCGGCGCACCCATCTACCTCGATAAAGACGGCCATGAAACCAATACCTACAGCGTAGATAACGCTGTACCATTAAAGGCGGCCTACGACCCGCCACTGATCGGCGGTGTTACTACCACTATCAGGTATAAACGCTTTGATCTGTCGATGCTGGTAAGCTTCATCCATGGCATGTCGCGCCTGAACTATCCTAACCTTTACGCACACTCCGGCAGCCCCAACTACCGCCAGTACAGCCAGTCGGTTGATATGCTGAAGATATGGCAGAAACCCGGCGATATCAGCCAGTATCCCGGAGCGCAGTATGCTACCTACTTTACTTCCCGTGATGTCATGAGTGCCGATTACGTGAAGTTGCGGAACATCACCCTGGGTTACAACATCCCCGTTAGCGCACGCATGGCAGGATATGTACGGAATCTGAAAGTATTTGCATCCGGTCAGAACCTCTTCTCTATCATGAAATGGCGCGGCTTTGATCCGGAAGATGCCAACGACATTGCCCAATACGAATATCCTATGCCACGCATCATCACCGGTGGTATCAATGTAACATTCTAACATAATAAACTGCTTTATATGATACATACTTTCATCAAAAGGATCTTACTGTTCCTGGTTATCATCGGCGTTGCCTCCTGCAATAAGATGCTGGATGTAAAACCTACCGACCAGGTAGACGGTGACGCAATATTCCAATCCCTCAATACTGTGAACAAAGCAGTACTCGGCGTGTATGCCGACTGGCGCCCGGAAGCCTCGCTTCGTATGGGATCGGTGATGGCAGATGAATGCAGGATTGGACTGAAGAACGCCGGTGTGGGCAGTTCGGCCCAAAATCTTTTCCGCTGGCAGTTTTCCGGTGGTGATACAGAAATCAGCGATGTGTGGAACAACGCCTACCAGGTCATCAACCGGGCCAACCGTATCCTGAAAGGGATCGACAAGGTACCTGCCAGTACTGACGCGGATAAGGCGGCAAAACAACAATTGCAGGGGGAACTGCTTGCCATCAGGGCATTCGCGCACTTTGAACTGTATCGTAACTTTGGTTATTCCGGCATTTACAAAGCCGATGCCCTCGCTGTTCCCTATGTGACAGATATAGATATCAACAGCAAGCCCTCGCGCCCTGCTACTGACGCATTTTTCAGTGCATTAACGAAAGACCTCACTGCTGCTATTGGATTACTCTCCGGAAGCGACGACGTAACCCGCATGGGCCTGCAGGCTGCCTATGCACTGCAGGCAAGAGTGGCGCTGTATACCGGCAACTGGGTACTGGCTGCCGAAAGCGCCAGCAAGGCAATAGGGAAACAGCAACTGGCAACACCGGACGTGTTTCCGTCTATCTGGACCGATCAGAGTAATGCAGAGGTGATCTTCAAACTGAAACGCACCAATCAAAGCAGCACCCGCCCCGGCGATATCTGGTTCAATGCTTCTTCCAGCGTGGTGCTGTTTGCCCCTTCCGGTAAGCTGATGCAGGCGTATGATACAGCAAACGATGTACGCTATAACAGCTATATCGGCAAGAACCCTGCGCTGGCAGCAGACGGACAGCTGACAGATATCATCACCAAATACCAGGGCAACTCCGGTGCTGTGAACCTTAACGACATCAAAGTATTCCGTGTGGGAGAAATGTACCTGATCCGCGCCGAAGCCTATCAGCACCTCGGTCGCTATAACGACGCTGCCGCTGATCTGAACACGCTTTGTGCAGCACGTATCAGTCGTTATGAAGCCGGCACCTGGACGAACGGCGACCAACTGCTCAAAGCAATACTGGCAGAGCGTTTCAGGGAACTACCTTTCGAAGGGCATCGTTACTACGATCTGAAACGGCTCGGGCTAACCATCGAACGCAATACAGGCGACCTGCAGCATGGAGATACCCAAACCACACTGGCGCCTGCTGATCAATATTATTACCTGCCGATTCCTCAGAGCGAAATACTGAGCAATCCGAATATAAAACCGAATAATAAAGGTTGGTAAATATCACGACACAATAAGGCTCTTAATGTTACCCGGGGACGATTTCCATCGTCCCCGTTTCCTGTTAAGCAAAAAGCCGCACAAGCTGGTTAGCTGTGCGACTTTAGCCCAGGGTTAACATAAGTCTCCATGACTGTATTACGGGCGCCTCAACAAGCGCCATTCTGCAAGCTGGAATAAACCATCACCCCAGTTTGCCGTAATATTTAAACGATAGGATTTAAAGGCTTGTTTATTGTCGAATGTATATTTCTTTGTCTGGAACCGGGAAGGGAACGATTCATTGTTCCGGCTGTCGAGCACTACCCAGTCTACCCCGTTATTGGATCCCTGGATCTCCCAATTTTTGGGATCCCTTCCGGGGGCATCGTTGGCTGAGGTCATGGTATAGGCCCCTGTGAATTGCGGCGTGGCAAAATCCAGCTGTGCCCATACATTCGTGAAATTAAACAGCAGGAACTTTGTATTGATATTATTATCGATCAGCTTTGACGAATTTTCATTTCCGTTGCTGGTGTTCTCAAACTGCACGGTATAGCGGATATTGGTATTGGTGATATCCGTTTCTATCAGTTTGGCCGGATCCAGTACTATCACCACGGTTCGTTTAGTTGAATCGAGCAGGTGATCTGATGGCTCATTGAGGGAAATGGCCAGTACCGGTTTGGCGGTAGCATTCTTTTGCAGGCTCGCAGCTTTTACTTTCAGTGGAAACGTAGCTACGTTAGCGTTAGGATCAAAATTCACCGTAGCCGGCAGCGTATAGTCGTCACCGGTAAAGGCTACTCCGCCGGGGATAGCACCTTTATTGAGCAATTGCTGTACGGTGTCGGGCGCTCCCATCAATCCGGCTGTAAAGGCGCTGCCAGCCACGCCTCCGAGCGACACGCTGATAGGGATCGTAACATCGGAAGTACCCAGGATAGCATTATCTCCCGAAGGCTGGTAAGATATATTACCTGCGTCGGTAAAATAAACATAGTGGATCTCTCCGGGCGCAATCACTTTATCGGTGTGAATCACCACCACGGCGCTGCTGTTGGTATTATCCAATGTATTGTTCTTACCGGGGTTTCCCAGGCTCACCGCAAGCGCCAGATCCTTCCCATAATTCTTTTCAATGGCCTGCATGGCTACGTCGAGGTTAAAGGAAAGCGTATCCAATCCGAAACGGATTTCCGCCGTCCGCGGAAGCTGGTAGTAGCGCTGCTCCAGCAGTACGGCATTGGGTAATTTCCCGGCTGCTATCAGTTTGCTGACGGTATCATTATTCACGCCGATACTTACCGTGAAAATTTTTGGTGTGCTGGCTGAAAGTGCCATCTTTACCGGAATGGTGATCTTTTCATTTGATTTGATATAGTTGCCTGCGCCTGGTACTACGATTTGCCCGTTAGTGCTGCTGATAGCTACTTTCACCGGCGCCAGCTGTTCATCCTGGTAACGGTCGTTTTTTTTGCAGGCCATCACCAGCAGCAGTAAGCCCAGTAGCTGAATGTATATATTTCTGTACATGTTAGAATGTTTATAGGTAGACAAAATCCGCACTGTTATCCGCCGATATTCGCATAAGTAGTGATCCACACCCTGCCGTCGAGGTTCCATTTGGTATCGGCGGGGATCTGCAACCAGCTGAGTATCTGCCGTACTACATCCACTGGCTGTGGTACCATCTGAGAGAGATTACTGTTTGCATTGGGGCACATGAGGTCACTGAAATCTTCCCAGCTATAACTGTTGTTGATTTTGAAATCATGTTTCAGACTGCCCAGGTCTTTGAATACGCCGCCAAATCCATCTTTACAGGGCCAATAACCTGCGAGGTAATCATAATAAGGATGTGAGGTGGGTAATTGATCGGTACAGAGATACGTTTTGATGACATCGTCCGGTACTGCGGCCTTAAAGAACTTCACCTCCGTTATATAAGCATCCAGCCAGCGATCGTTGGAAACATTGCCTGGCAGGAATCCCAGCGTAAGCGGCGCGCCGGTATTGAAGTTCCCGTAACCGGTAATTTCGGTTTCAAGGTTGAATTGTCCGTCTGTTAGCATACGCAGCCAACGTTTTCCATCGTGGCGGTAAAAAACAGCCGCCAGGTCATGCCACTTACCGTCGCCGATATTACCACCCACCATCACGTTGTGTGTACTGTTCTGACCATAGTGAACACCCCAGTTGTTCTGCTCCAGTGAAAGGTTCCAACCGGTGTTATGCCACCAGTCCGTTGATGTATTGTTCCCGATGATAGAAGGCCAGGTATAGGAATAATCGCCTGAGGCGTTTTTATTCTTTTTTATTTTCAACTCAATCGTTGCATCCGTTGTATCGCCCAGATCATAATCTTCCTTTCCGCTGTCGATAGTTGCATATACTGCGCCCGAAGCGTTGTTACCATGCAAACGTACTGCCCTGCCGGTATAACGGTTACCTGTAAACGGCCTGTCGATGAAATTTGGATTGTATTTGGGAGAATAAAAAATGGTGAAGGTATTCACCCTGGTGTTGCTGAGAATAGTACCATCATCTTTCGAAGGATCCAGCTGAGCCGGGCCCCCTCTGTTGGAGGTTACTACTACCAGCCAGCCTTCTTTGCTGTAGTTGGGCCGTTGCCGTAGTGCAGTAAGGAGGTTGCCGATATAAGTATCTACCTGCAGAATGGCAGCCTTATATTCCGGTGTATTGACGTCGTATCCGTGTGCGCTACCCGCTGCAGCAACCTGATCGAACTGGCCAAATACGATGCCTGCGGAATCTGTTTTCAATTCAGTCAGCAATGCCTGCTGTACTGCGTCGTCGCTGCCTGCGAATGTTTTATTGACATCAGCTCCGGTGATCAGTTGTTTCCCCAACGCATCGCTGGCGCTGAATGCGGCGATCCTGTACGCCGGGTTACGCTCTTTGATATATTTGAAGAACGCCGGGTATTGCGCCAGATGATTGCCTGCAAAGTCGCTGCTGATAACGCCATGCTTCTCTTTATGAACACCCGTGAGCAAATCTGCCCAGCCGGAGGCATCCTGGCTGATGGTATCGCTGATACTGTTCCAGCAATAGATGGCACTATCGGCCATTGCTGTTAACTGAGGCGCCTGCGCATCGCGCACCGCTTCTCCCCTTGCTCCATCTACGACAATGAACAATACTTTTGGCTGTTTCGCAACAACACCCGTTACATCGTCGTATTTCTTTTTCACCGGATTGTCCAATCCCTTATTACAGGCCGCCAACAGTGCTGCTGCTGTGATGACAGCCATCAGGCATTTCCTGCTAAGTTCCTTGATATGATGCATATGCAAAATGATTTTATTTAAATAACAGTCTGAAAATGTACCCTGCATCCTTCTCATTGAACCGGGTAAAGAATCCCATTACCAGGGCCTGGGTTTGACCGGTGGCACTCGTTGTTTCCACTACCTTCGCCACATATCCGTTGAAATCGCCGGTATTGTTATATCCCGCGGCCAATGTACCATTTGGATTGAGCACCATAAGGCCGCCGCGATGTACGCCCATATAGCTCCGGAAATACCCGCTGGCAATGATCAGCCCATTATTCAGCTGATGCGCCATATCATAATAGTTGCCATTGGCAATGGGCGCTGCGGTGAACTGCTGATCGATAGTACCATCGGCCTTCAACATCACCAGCCCATTTGCTGTAGCGCCGTTAAATTTTGTGAAGGTACCGGCCACCATGAAACGCTGGGTTACCGCATTGAACCGGATAGCGCGTATATCATTATCAGCCCCTGTGCCGCCGAAACCTGCATCCAGACTGCCGTCTGTGTTAATCCTGGCGATATAGGGAGCAGGCTGACCGTTGTACTTCGTGAAGCGGCCTGCTATCACCAGCTTACCGTCGGGCTGCATGTAGGCATCGCTGACAGGGCCATTGGGGCCGTCGAAGCTCCTGTGCCTGGCCAGGTCGTAGTTGAAAGTGGAATCCAGGGTTCCATCCGGATAAAAGCGTATCAGCTGACGTATCATTACACTGTCTGTTACCAGTGAGTCGCGCTGATGCAGGAAATCGCCCTTACTATAATCATAACTGAGGTAGTAATTGAAACTCCCGATGGCCGTAATCCTGTTATTGTTTACAAATACTCTGTAGATACCGCCATCCGTTCCTCCATTGAAAGCCGGTACGGTATCTTTTTTCGTATAGGTGTTCACGACAGTAGTATCCAGTGAACCGTTGGTATTGAGTGTGGTGATGTTGCGTATCTGGCCGGTGTGTGTATCATAGGAAGAGAAGCCGCCTACTATCACCAGTTTGCCACTGGGGAGTGCTGCCGCGGTAGTCAGGGAACCATCGGCTCCTTTGCCCGATAAGAGGGTACGGTCTACTTCTCCATCTTTCGATGTTAATACAATCCTGTTCAAAGGCTTTACGACACCCTTACGTTCAAAGTCCCAGAATCCGCCCAGCAGCAGCATGCGGCCGTCGGAATACTGGTAGGCATCCATTACCGCGTTGTTGGCGCCTATCGCCACTTTATAGTTGGGATCGAGGTCCAGGTTACCTTTCACTTTAAATACGGGGCCAAAATAGATCTGATCACCGATCGTTACGGAAGTTACGCCGGTGCTGCCGGTAGCAGGTATCTTTACCTTGATGCCGGCAGTATCTACTGCAACCAGTTCGGCCTTTTCTCCGTTGAAAGTAAATGTCAGCGAGTCTTTATAACGTGCCAGCCCGGTTGCTTTGAATGTCACCACCGTTCCGGGCGCACCCTCTGCGGGTGTGGGCGGATCGGTACTCAATTGTACGCCCAATGGTGATTTCCCGCCTGCATAGGGATTATCGAACGTTTGATTGTCCTTTTTACAGCCGGCCAGCCACAAACCAGCCAGCAGTGCCAAAAGCAGGATATACGTCTTGTATGTTGTCAATCTGGATATTATTACATTCATGTTATCTTTCTTTTTTACTATCCTCAAAAAATATCATCCTCCGGTTTTCATCACCATTTTCATATCTGCCAGGAAGGCGCTGTAATCAAATCCGAAGTAATAGTGATCGTTGGATAGTACGTGCACTACTCCGTTCGTAGTAAGTATATTGCTTGAAGCCACATTGGCGCGGATCCAGCCATCCCTGGGCTTTCCGGGATCGGGGATATAACAGATCGTGAGCTGGCGGTAACCTACATACTTCACGCCGTTGTCGTCGTTGTAAATTACACCGATGTTCATGGGCTTTCCGTTCCACGACAGATACCCCTGCCCCGGGTAGATCGACAAGAGGTCATAATCTATCTGTGGATAGTCTTTCAGCTGATTTAACTGATGGAACATATACAGCTCCAGGTAGCGCTGCCAGATGGTTGCCGGGATATCAGCGAGCTTTTTCACGGTATCCAGCGAATTGAAGTTGAGATCAGCATTGAGCGATTGTATGAGATGTTTTATGCTGTTATTCGTCGGACAAAAGAAAGTAAGCGAATCCTGTTTGAATACCTTTTCCATGCCGGCCAGTCGTACTACCTGCGCTACGCTGTCGAAGAAATACGGCACTGCATCCAGGTAGTCCATGGTGCTGCCTTTGAAATGCGGATCGTGAACACCGGAATCACGGTAGTAGTCTTTCTTGCAAGCGCTCATCCATAGCAGGATTCCTGACAGGGCGAGCAGGATATATAACCGGTTTGTTTTATGCTGCTGCATGGGAAATATTTTATCTTGACCAGTAATTATTCAATTGCATATTGGGATTATTATTCAGCACACCCGGATTGAGTGGCCAGGTCCAGCCACCGTTATCGAATTGTGCCTGCGTAAGCGGATAATAGCACCATTGCGGATTTGTAACGCGACCGGTACGTACCAGGTCGAAATAATAATGCCCTTCCATCATCAACTCTTTAGCACTTTCCATGTAGATGGCCTGCCGGAGCGGTTCTCCGTCGGCGCCCTGATACAGGGTTGCCTTGGCCCTGGTACGAATCATATTCAGCATGGTTTTGGCTTCAGCACCACGATTTAATCCCACCAGCGCTTCTGCTCTCAGCAGGATGGCGCCGGCATAACGGAGCAGGATCAGGTCATTATCCACGTTGGTATCATTATCTCCCTGCTCAAAGATGCTGCTGTATTTCAGGAAACAGAAAGTACCGTCGTTGGCATACATCTGGGAATCAAACCAGGTGCTGGCCCTGGCGTCCTGGCCGTCGGCGTACAGGCGGCGAAGAAAATCAGCGCGGATATAAGTAAAGCTGTATTGGTGATTCCAGGCGGGTCTTTTATAAGGGTAGTGTACAACAAACTCCGACAGGTCGTTCCATTTATCGCCCAGGGTTTCGCCATAGTTGGAGTTTATCACGATATCGAAAAGACTTTCCTTCGAACGGCCTTTGAAGATCGTGAACGACTGATCGATCGGCAACAATTCATAGGCGCCGCTTTTCACCAGGTCGTCGCCGGCTTGTGCGGTTTGCGTGTAGTAACGGGTAGCATTGGCTTTATCGAAACCGGCATTCCACATGCTCATTTCCATGATCAGCGCAAGGGCTGCTCCCTTGCTGGCCCTGGCCCCACGGTATGCAGGATCAGCAAAGGTCCAGGCCAGGTTGTCTTTTACTTTCGTCAGTTCGTCAATACAATTATTCATTACCGTTACCATCTTTTCTCTGGCCAGGGGCGCATCGTGGTAGGCATCTGTATAATAGGGCACATCTCCCCACATGCGCACCATGATAAAGTAAGTCAGGCAACGCATGAAAACAGCTTCCGCCTGATAACGTTTAATATCATCTGATGTAATGTCTGATATCTTCCGGTGATCCAGTTCATATATCAGTATATTGCTCGCCTGTACGATACGGAAATAGGGTTTCCAGTCGGACAGATTCCTAAGCTTGAAAATATTCCAGAAGTCTTTACCACCGGGGGTATTGATCACATTCATCAGGTCGTTCTTTGCAATGTTAACCACAAAGCTGCGGTCGTTACCATCATTCTTTTGCGGCGACATTTCCATCATGCCGGCCCGCATTTCTCCGGCGCATGCAAACAGCGGACAAGATCCGGCAGCGTCCCTGAATAATCCATAGATATCCCACAGATTACTCTCCACATCCTGGCGGGTCTGGAAGAAAGTGTTGCCCGACAAGCGATCCAGCGGTTTTACATCCAGGAATTTTTTACACCCGAGCGGCGTAGTCAACAAGAAAATAAGTGCGATATATTTAATCCTGCGAAACATAGTCAACAACTTTTAATTGAGAAGATCACGTTTAAAACTCTACGTTCAAACCAAAGTTCCAGGTACGTGGCACCGGGTATCCGCCCGACTGGTCGCGACCCAGGGCCGATACGTTCTCGGGATTAGGCCCGCTGTACTTAGAAAAGGTGAACAGGTTATTGGACGAAGCATATACCCTGACAGAATTAATCCCATAACGATTCGTCAGCTTCCGGTTGAGCAGGTAGGCCAATGTCAGCGTGTTGATCTTGAAATAAGAACCATCTTCCTGTATCAGCGTTTGTTCGTAACGGTAAGGGTTAATCTGACCTGCTCTCATATAGTCGAAAGGGTTAGGATAGTAAGCGTTGTAGTTATTGGCGCTCCAATAATTCACGTCTTTGAAATCCACCATCGTTTTAGGATCATAAGGATTGCCGAGATACTGCATCCGCTGCGCCAGGGCGTTGTTGAGAATAGATCTGATCAGCGTGAAAGAGCAGCTCACGTTCACGGAAAAGTTCTTCCAGTTTACGTACGACTGCAAGCCACCGGTGATAAGCGGTTGCGAGTTACCTGCCGCCGTATAGTCGTCACCGGTAACTACGTAGTTACCATCCACATCCTGCCAGATAGGATCGCCGCCTTTGAAGTAAGTACCGCCGGAAGTTCTGTAACGCAATCCGGTAGCGGGATCCACGGGCACGTCCGCATCAGTGGCGTATACCCCTTTGGTTTTAAAGAGATAGTTAGTAAGACTATTACGCCCCACTTTATAAAGGATAAACTGGTTGCTGGCATTATCGTACTGGATCAATGCTTTGGCGCCATTGGGCAAATGGGTAAGGATGTCTTTGTTCAGTGCGCCATTGATAGAAATAGTCCATTGCACCGCACTGGTACGAGGTAAAGGCCGGAAAGTGAATGTAGCTTCATAACCGTAATCGATCAACGAAGTTTCGTTGGTTACGATATTGTTGAAGCCGGTCATATCTGCTACATCTTTTGTGCGCAACAGGTTCAGCACTGATTTGTAATACGCGTCGAATATTATTTCCACACGGTTATCGAATAAGCCAGCTTCCAGCCCTACGTTATATTGCGTGGTTGTGGTAGGCTTCAGATTGGGATTGGGTAACTGGTTAAAGTCGCTTCCCAGGCGGGGATTCGCGTTGTAAAGTCCGCGGGGATAAAAGGTACCGTAGATAGCGAAGATGTCTCCGGAGGGTACAATGTTCTGACCCCAGCTTCCACGCACAGAGCCATAGCTCAGCCATTTACTGTCTTTAAATATCTCTTCCTTATTGAAATTCCAGCGTAAACCTATGGCAGGATTTCTTGAATAGGGATCTTCAAAACCCGTGCTGGAAGTACCATCCAGGCGGTAGCTCAGATCGAGTACATACTTTTGCCGGTAGTTATAGGAAAACGTTCCGGCGAAAGAAGCCACGTGTTGCTTGGAGTAGTTATCCAGCAATCCACCACCGAGCGAAGCCCATCCATCATAGCCCAGCGGGCCTTTATACTGATTGTTGGGTGTTTTCTCTTCCTGTATTACCTGTGCCTGGAAACCACGATTGTAAATTTCATTGAAGGCAGATATGAAGAAATTATGTTGCTCATTCAGCGAATAGAAATACGAGAGCGTATTGCGGTTATAGAGTGTGAATTTACGATCGTTATAGGCATACACCTGTGAAAAATCGTTGTGTGCAGCAGCAGGTGTAAAGCGGTCTTCCGTATTGGAAGCATAGTCATAACTCACGCTGGTAGCTGCATTCAGGCCGCGCAGCAACTGATAGTTTACATCTATGCTGGCTCTGACGTTTGCTGTCTTATTATCGTTTTTAGTAGTGAGTGACGACAATACCCCTGCTGAGCTTTGATAAAACGAAGGGCCAGGGAGCAGTGAAGAAGCGCTGGCATTGTTTGCCACACCATTTTGCACCAGGCCATTTCCATCTCCCTTATTCCTTTTTCCCACCTGTGTAGATAAAGTGGTAAACACCCTTAATTTAGGATTAGGCTGATAGAGCATGTTGGTGTTGATAGAATAGCGATCGAAGCCGGTATTGCGTATCACGCCATTCTCATGATAGTAGCCCAGATCCACTTTATAGTTAAACTTGGGATCTCCGCCACTGATATTTACGTTGTGCGTTTGGTTATAAGTAGTACGATAAAAGATGCCCTGCCAGTTGG
The genomic region above belongs to Chitinophaga sp. 180180018-3 and contains:
- a CDS encoding SusC/RagA family TonB-linked outer membrane protein encodes the protein MQIKSILLLMCMWLFAVAALAQERVITGTVTDSLTREPLIGVTVSVPGTTSGGVTNAAGHYSLRVPGKKTVLRFSYMGYNDISVSLHADQPVVDVQMTSVSKALSGVVVTGYTQQSKSRTTGAVTSIPSSVTTQAPVGSFDVMLQGRAPGLYVGTPTGQPGEPGRVSIRGLGSINGDVNPLYVVDGVPIANNSFAALNPEDFETIHVLKDAAATAQYGSRAANGVIVITTKKGKVWDDGKVRVNYRGQFGISALNSPKWDMMNTDQRLQFEEILKDPNMPGWAYSKNNPNKLVNGVLVPKTTDDYAFGGRYLDSLRKINTDWRKHLLRQGRTQSHALNVSGGNENTTFYLSGSYFNQEGIALNSGLERYSLRANIQNRSGRFKSTLNMGISTATIKYIQDEGVAPDGGATVGGGGISEKNPIAALYYALPYESPFAGPGVGRYGSNALDAYANTLKKDNQIKGIMSFNETVQLTNEFQLTGTVGMDFQQTNSTNFINPDSWYGKRVSNGNQGSYQRALGNRLGLVATGGLRYNKQWGKDHEIEANLLAEVNKIKGNSFGFTGYGLVGELPNTPGGITPGTPDNNFIPDISGNTVPNRTLVSQIALFRYSYGDRYTISASLRRDGSSQVPAANRYKYFYAIGGNWNILAENFMQGSHAFSTLRMRASYGLTGNAGGFTSDYGFRTLYGPASYNGNKALVPVTPGNPGYDWEMNRIADVGIEFGFFRNRLRGEIDLYNRVTEGLFVNRNLSSTTGFPTMAANAGKVRNRGVELMLEGDVIKNRDFTLTLGANLAYNKNKILSLGGEQQIFADEATMNMVGLPLGSFRAVRWKGVDPQTGAPIYLDKDGHETNTYSVDNAVPLKAAYDPPLIGGVTTTIRYKRFDLSMLVSFIHGMSRLNYPNLYAHSGSPNYRQYSQSVDMLKIWQKPGDISQYPGAQYATYFTSRDVMSADYVKLRNITLGYNIPVSARMAGYVRNLKVFASGQNLFSIMKWRGFDPEDANDIAQYEYPMPRIITGGINVTF
- a CDS encoding RagB/SusD family nutrient uptake outer membrane protein, whose amino-acid sequence is MIHTFIKRILLFLVIIGVASCNKMLDVKPTDQVDGDAIFQSLNTVNKAVLGVYADWRPEASLRMGSVMADECRIGLKNAGVGSSAQNLFRWQFSGGDTEISDVWNNAYQVINRANRILKGIDKVPASTDADKAAKQQLQGELLAIRAFAHFELYRNFGYSGIYKADALAVPYVTDIDINSKPSRPATDAFFSALTKDLTAAIGLLSGSDDVTRMGLQAAYALQARVALYTGNWVLAAESASKAIGKQQLATPDVFPSIWTDQSNAEVIFKLKRTNQSSTRPGDIWFNASSSVVLFAPSGKLMQAYDTANDVRYNSYIGKNPALAADGQLTDIITKYQGNSGAVNLNDIKVFRVGEMYLIRAEAYQHLGRYNDAAADLNTLCAARISRYEAGTWTNGDQLLKAILAERFRELPFEGHRYYDLKRLGLTIERNTGDLQHGDTQTTLAPADQYYYLPIPQSEILSNPNIKPNNKGW
- a CDS encoding discoidin domain-containing protein, giving the protein MYRNIYIQLLGLLLLVMACKKNDRYQDEQLAPVKVAISSTNGQIVVPGAGNYIKSNEKITIPVKMALSASTPKIFTVSIGVNNDTVSKLIAAGKLPNAVLLEQRYYQLPRTAEIRFGLDTLSFNLDVAMQAIEKNYGKDLALAVSLGNPGKNNTLDNTNSSAVVVIHTDKVIAPGEIHYVYFTDAGNISYQPSGDNAILGTSDVTIPISVSLGGVAGSAFTAGLMGAPDTVQQLLNKGAIPGGVAFTGDDYTLPATVNFDPNANVATFPLKVKAASLQKNATAKPVLAISLNEPSDHLLDSTKRTVVIVLDPAKLIETDITNTNIRYTVQFENTSNGNENSSKLIDNNINTKFLLFNFTNVWAQLDFATPQFTGAYTMTSANDAPGRDPKNWEIQGSNNGVDWVVLDSRNNESFPSRFQTKKYTFDNKQAFKSYRLNITANWGDGLFQLAEWRLLRRP
- a CDS encoding alkaline phosphatase family protein, with the translated sequence MHHIKELSRKCLMAVITAAALLAACNKGLDNPVKKKYDDVTGVVAKQPKVLFIVVDGARGEAVRDAQAPQLTAMADSAIYCWNSISDTISQDASGWADLLTGVHKEKHGVISSDFAGNHLAQYPAFFKYIKERNPAYRIAAFSASDALGKQLITGADVNKTFAGSDDAVQQALLTELKTDSAGIVFGQFDQVAAAGSAHGYDVNTPEYKAAILQVDTYIGNLLTALRQRPNYSKEGWLVVVTSNRGGPAQLDPSKDDGTILSNTRVNTFTIFYSPKYNPNFIDRPFTGNRYTGRAVRLHGNNASGAVYATIDSGKEDYDLGDTTDATIELKIKKNKNASGDYSYTWPSIIGNNTSTDWWHNTGWNLSLEQNNWGVHYGQNSTHNVMVGGNIGDGKWHDLAAVFYRHDGKRWLRMLTDGQFNLETEITGYGNFNTGAPLTLGFLPGNVSNDRWLDAYITEVKFFKAAVPDDVIKTYLCTDQLPTSHPYYDYLAGYWPCKDGFGGVFKDLGSLKHDFKINNSYSWEDFSDLMCPNANSNLSQMVPQPVDVVRQILSWLQIPADTKWNLDGRVWITTYANIGG